Proteins from a single region of Thermoanaerobaculales bacterium:
- a CDS encoding alkaline phosphatase family protein yields MTERAATVRRRMAVVTGLVAVIAAATPADAYIGPGAGFAVLGSFAVLFATTLIAGFALLAWPFRTVWRIIRRRARTEPLVRRLIFIGFDGQDAAITERMMAEGRLPSFSKLAERGGYRRLRTTFPSVTPVAWSSFTTGTNPGRHNIFDFLDRDPRTYLPRLSSTHIGSVDRVLKLGKLRIPLARPAIRLLRKSKPWWTILGEHNVWSTIIRVPITFPPDSFYGAQLGAMCIPDLLGTQGTFQLFTTRPDSTAFQEGGIRRPLARAGDALTGSIQGPDNTFLDGSPPMELPISIEIDRRAGVARVSVDGEVVRLAPGELSGWVTLRFPAIAGIKVSGLARMMVTELGEHCSLYVSPVNIEPEKPAMPISHPGYYSAYLSKKIGPFATLGLAEDTWALNEKVTDDRTFWTQTAGIDAEREAMLHTALDRLRKGALVTVFDAADRVNHMYWRYTEDGHPAARDADGGEYRDAIERQYRRNDEIVGRAMARLGDGDLLIVLSDHGCTSFRRGVNLNAWLARNGYLALKEGADGREQWLRSVDWSKTRAYAVGLVGIFLNLEGREAHGIVPPAEADALKQELAGRLGGLRDGGAVAINQLWDTDRLYVGPYKGNAPDLLVGYNHGYRISWDGASGVVAGEVFEDNVKAWSGDHIVDPRIVPGIVLASHPIASDDPHIVDLASTALALFGVDPPAYMEGRPIFDAATFAAAGAK; encoded by the coding sequence GTGACGGAGCGAGCGGCGACAGTGAGGCGGCGGATGGCCGTGGTGACCGGGCTGGTCGCCGTCATCGCCGCCGCGACGCCGGCCGACGCCTACATCGGCCCGGGCGCCGGGTTCGCGGTGCTAGGCTCCTTCGCGGTCCTGTTCGCGACCACCCTGATCGCCGGCTTCGCGCTGCTCGCGTGGCCGTTCCGCACCGTGTGGCGCATCATCCGCCGCCGCGCCCGCACCGAGCCGCTGGTGCGGCGGCTGATCTTCATCGGCTTCGACGGCCAGGACGCGGCCATCACCGAGCGGATGATGGCCGAGGGCAGGCTCCCGAGCTTCTCCAAGCTCGCCGAGCGGGGCGGCTACCGGCGCCTGCGCACCACCTTCCCGTCGGTCACCCCGGTCGCGTGGTCGAGCTTCACGACCGGCACCAACCCTGGCCGCCACAACATCTTCGACTTCCTCGACCGCGATCCCAGGACCTACCTGCCGCGGCTGTCGTCGACCCACATCGGCTCGGTCGACCGGGTGCTCAAGCTCGGCAAGCTGCGCATTCCGCTCGCGCGCCCCGCCATCCGCCTGCTCCGCAAGTCCAAGCCGTGGTGGACCATCCTCGGCGAGCACAACGTGTGGAGCACGATCATCCGGGTGCCCATCACCTTCCCGCCGGACAGCTTCTACGGCGCTCAGCTCGGGGCCATGTGCATCCCGGACCTGCTCGGCACCCAGGGGACCTTCCAGCTCTTCACCACGCGGCCTGACTCGACCGCCTTCCAGGAGGGCGGCATCCGGCGGCCGCTGGCCCGCGCCGGCGACGCCCTCACCGGGTCCATCCAGGGCCCCGACAACACCTTCCTCGATGGCAGCCCGCCGATGGAGCTCCCGATCTCGATCGAGATCGACCGGCGCGCCGGAGTCGCGCGGGTATCGGTCGACGGCGAGGTGGTCCGGCTGGCTCCCGGCGAGCTCAGCGGCTGGGTGACCCTTCGCTTTCCAGCGATCGCCGGCATCAAGGTCAGCGGCCTCGCCCGGATGATGGTCACCGAGCTCGGCGAGCATTGCTCGCTCTATGTGTCACCGGTCAACATCGAGCCCGAGAAGCCGGCGATGCCGATCTCCCACCCCGGCTACTACTCGGCCTACCTGAGCAAGAAGATCGGGCCCTTCGCCACCCTCGGCCTCGCCGAGGACACGTGGGCGCTCAACGAGAAGGTCACCGACGATCGCACCTTCTGGACCCAGACCGCCGGCATCGATGCCGAGCGTGAGGCGATGCTCCACACCGCGCTCGACCGGCTGCGCAAGGGCGCCCTGGTGACCGTGTTCGACGCCGCCGACCGGGTCAACCACATGTACTGGCGCTACACCGAGGACGGCCACCCGGCGGCACGTGACGCTGACGGCGGCGAGTACCGCGACGCCATCGAGCGGCAGTACCGGCGCAACGACGAGATCGTCGGCCGGGCGATGGCGCGGCTGGGCGACGGCGATCTGCTGATTGTCCTCTCCGACCACGGCTGCACCTCGTTTCGGCGCGGCGTCAACCTCAACGCGTGGCTTGCCCGAAACGGCTACCTGGCCCTCAAGGAGGGTGCGGACGGCCGCGAGCAGTGGCTGCGCTCCGTGGACTGGTCGAAGACCAGGGCCTACGCCGTCGGGCTGGTCGGCATCTTCCTCAATCTCGAGGGCCGCGAGGCGCACGGCATCGTCCCGCCCGCGGAGGCCGACGCCCTCAAGCAGGAGCTCGCCGGCCGGCTCGGCGGGCTGCGCGACGGCGGCGCGGTGGCGATCAACCAGCTATGGGACACCGACCGGCTGTACGTTGGGCCCTACAAGGGCAACGCGCCCGACCTGCTGGTCGGCTACAACCACGGCTATCGGATCTCCTGGGACGGCGCGAGCGGCGTCGTCGCAGGCGAGGTGTTCGAGGACAACGTCAAGGCCTGGAGCGGTGACCACATCGTCGACCCGCGGATCGTTCCGGGCATCGTTCTGGCGAGCCACCCGATCGCGAGCGACGACCCTCACATCGTCGACCTCGCTTCCACGGCGCTGGCCCTGTTCGGCGTCGATCCGCCTGCGTACATGGAGGGCAGGCCGATCTTCGACGCGGCGACCTTTGCGGCCGCCGGCGCGAAATGA
- a CDS encoding sulfotransferase domain-containing protein: MSKLGRLVRRIRSGAPVIVVSGLPRSGTSMTMKMLEAGGLQPVTDQVRSADEDNPRGYFEDERVKDLAQMEDRSWLRAARGKVIKVISSLLQHLPEDNYYKVIFMRRNLREVLASQAKMLDRRGEAAQTSDDELIQLFESHLGKVEFQLRFRPWFDVLYVDHRSVLQDPAGAARRINDFLGGRLDERRMAEAVDPNLYRNRAEDLEAAKRSGS, from the coding sequence ATGTCCAAGCTGGGAAGGCTCGTGCGGCGCATCAGGAGCGGGGCCCCGGTGATCGTGGTGTCCGGGCTGCCGCGCTCCGGTACCTCGATGACGATGAAGATGCTCGAGGCGGGCGGCCTCCAGCCGGTGACCGACCAGGTGCGGTCGGCTGACGAGGACAACCCGCGGGGCTACTTCGAGGACGAACGGGTCAAGGACCTCGCCCAGATGGAGGATCGGAGCTGGCTGCGGGCGGCCCGCGGCAAGGTCATCAAGGTCATCTCCTCGCTCCTGCAGCACCTCCCCGAGGACAACTACTACAAGGTCATCTTCATGCGGCGCAACCTGCGCGAGGTGCTGGCGTCGCAGGCCAAGATGCTCGACCGCAGGGGCGAGGCGGCGCAGACCAGCGACGACGAGCTGATCCAGCTCTTCGAAAGCCACCTCGGGAAGGTGGAGTTCCAGCTCCGCTTCAGGCCGTGGTTCGACGTCCTCTACGTCGATCACCGCTCGGTGCTCCAGGACCCGGCCGGCGCGGCGCGGCGAATCAACGACTTTCTCGGCGGCCGGCTCGACGAGCGCCGGATGGCCGAGGCGGTGGACCCCAACCTGTACCGCAACCGCGCCGAGGACCTCGAGGCGGCGAAGCGATCGGGGTCCTGA
- a CDS encoding Lrp/AsnC family transcriptional regulator produces the protein MRAGDDLDQFDVAILVALRRNARISNKRLADTVGLAPSTCLERVRRLVELGVLRGFHADIDLAPLDMGMQAMIAVRMREHSRELVDSFRAYALGLPQVLGVFHVSGGDDFLVHVAVRDAHHLRDLALDAFTTRPEVDRIETRLIFEHMPSWTLPAPRPTRG, from the coding sequence ATGCGCGCCGGTGACGATCTCGATCAGTTCGACGTGGCGATCCTGGTGGCCCTGCGCAGGAATGCCCGCATCTCCAACAAGCGGCTCGCCGACACGGTGGGGCTGGCGCCGTCGACCTGCCTCGAGCGGGTGCGGCGCCTGGTCGAGCTGGGCGTGCTGCGGGGCTTCCACGCCGACATCGACCTCGCGCCCCTCGACATGGGCATGCAGGCAATGATCGCGGTCCGCATGCGCGAGCACTCGCGGGAGCTCGTTGACTCGTTCCGAGCGTACGCGCTGGGCCTGCCCCAGGTCCTCGGCGTGTTCCACGTCTCCGGCGGCGACGACTTCCTGGTCCACGTCGCGGTGCGCGACGCCCACCACCTGCGCGACCTTGCGCTCGACGCCTTCACCACCCGCCCCGAGGTCGACCGCATCGAGACCCGGCTCATCTTCGAGCACATGCCGAGCTGGACGCTCCCCGCCCCCCGCCCGACCAGGGGCTAG
- a CDS encoding amino acid permease gives MSGGGRSGGQQGFVRGLGLFDATMVVAGSMIGSGIFIVTADIARQVGSSGWLLVGWIVTGALTVIAALSYGELAAMMPEAGGQYVFLREAYSPFWGFLYGWTLFLVIQTGTIAAVAVAFSRYLGVLVPSVSPTAWIIEPIDISSSYALSLSTQQLVGIALLLLLTLINTRGLAVGRMIQNVFTSTKILSLAALVLVGIIAGASSGVIKANFAHPFTPAEVVSIQPELPVVPATAATAGMFGLLIAMCVAQVGSLFSTDAWNNITFAAGEVRDPRRTIPLAMAAGCALVVVLYLLVNVAYLVTLPMPAIQGAPDDRVATAALQTIFGGAGASIMAVAIVISTFGCSNGMILAGARVTYAMARDGLFFSATGALNRFRVPAVSLVLQGLWACLLILPRTRLYDAAGAPLIDPATGLQRYGNVYSNLLDYVIFSVLIFYVLTLVGLFILRRRRPDAERPYRAFGYPLLPALYIVVASAIAVVLLLYKTETTWPGLAIVLSGIPAYLLWRRFSRPPAPPAAAG, from the coding sequence ATGAGCGGAGGCGGCAGGTCCGGCGGGCAGCAAGGCTTCGTCCGCGGGTTGGGGCTCTTCGACGCCACCATGGTGGTGGCGGGATCGATGATCGGCTCCGGGATCTTCATCGTCACCGCCGACATCGCGCGCCAGGTCGGCTCCAGCGGGTGGCTGCTGGTGGGTTGGATCGTCACCGGCGCCTTGACGGTGATCGCGGCGCTGTCCTACGGCGAGCTCGCGGCGATGATGCCGGAGGCCGGCGGCCAGTACGTCTTCCTGCGCGAGGCCTACTCCCCGTTCTGGGGCTTCCTCTACGGCTGGACGCTGTTCCTGGTGATCCAGACCGGGACCATCGCCGCGGTGGCCGTCGCCTTCTCGCGGTACCTCGGCGTGCTGGTGCCCTCGGTCTCGCCGACCGCCTGGATCATCGAGCCGATCGACATTTCCTCGAGCTACGCGTTGAGCCTGTCGACTCAGCAGCTGGTCGGCATCGCGCTGCTCCTGCTGCTGACCCTCATCAACACCCGCGGCCTCGCGGTCGGCCGGATGATCCAGAACGTCTTCACCTCGACCAAGATCCTGTCGCTGGCCGCGCTCGTCCTGGTCGGGATCATCGCGGGCGCTTCGAGCGGCGTGATCAAGGCCAACTTCGCCCACCCCTTCACCCCTGCCGAGGTCGTCAGCATCCAGCCTGAGCTGCCCGTGGTCCCGGCCACCGCCGCGACCGCGGGGATGTTCGGTCTGCTCATCGCGATGTGCGTGGCCCAAGTGGGCTCGCTGTTCTCGACCGATGCCTGGAACAACATCACCTTCGCGGCCGGCGAGGTCAGAGACCCGCGGCGCACCATCCCGCTCGCCATGGCCGCCGGCTGCGCCCTGGTCGTCGTCCTCTACCTCCTGGTCAACGTGGCCTACCTGGTGACGCTGCCGATGCCGGCCATCCAGGGCGCCCCGGACGACCGGGTGGCCACCGCCGCCCTGCAGACCATCTTCGGCGGCGCCGGAGCTTCGATCATGGCGGTTGCGATCGTCATCTCGACCTTCGGCTGCAGCAACGGCATGATCCTGGCCGGGGCGCGCGTCACCTATGCCATGGCCCGCGACGGCCTGTTCTTCAGCGCCACCGGGGCCCTCAACCGTTTCCGGGTGCCCGCGGTCAGCCTGGTCCTCCAGGGCCTCTGGGCGTGCCTTCTCATTCTGCCGCGCACCCGCCTGTACGACGCCGCCGGAGCGCCGCTGATCGATCCAGCCACCGGCCTCCAGCGCTACGGCAACGTCTACTCGAACCTCTTGGACTACGTCATCTTCTCGGTGCTGATCTTCTACGTGCTGACCCTGGTCGGCCTGTTCATCCTGCGCCGCCGGCGGCCCGACGCCGAGCGCCCGTACCGCGCCTTCGGCTACCCGCTGCTGCCGGCGCTCTACATCGTCGTAGCATCGGCAATCGCGGTTGTCCTGCTCCTCTACAAGACCGAGACCACCTGGCCGGGGCTTGCCATCGTCCTCAGCGGCATCCCGGCCTACCTCCTGTGGCGGAGGTTCTCTCGGCCTCCAGCGCCGCCCGCCGCAGCCGGCTGA
- a CDS encoding MFS transporter, whose amino-acid sequence MGTDTGSARFLNECERPDRRHFTILGMSWAGWVFDFYDLMMFSFLLVPIRKTLGLDATSLSLLLGASLAATALGGIVFGNLADRYGRKVVLSWTILVYSLGTFLCGFAQGALWLLVFRIVTGLGVGGEWATGQTLVGETFPARMRARFAAVMQTGAPVGVALAAVVGGFVEPALAARFGEEWGWRGCFFLSLLPALLVLVIRRQMPESDVWQERRQRQDSPEKGHIRELLVVPSLRRVFLLGLVLAVTDMSAYWFTYTWLPKYLYDQLGSSMPRSGLWMLVTQAGGLLGYLSFGVVADWRGRRVAYTAFSVVWAVGLLAITWFWGSIAVWPALTLVFMFMVGFGTGNFSGYGPIFSEIFPTKVRNTAMGTAFNLARGVQFFTPLIITQVAGRYGLGGGISLAAFFALFTGAWVWLLPETKGTKIIAEP is encoded by the coding sequence ATGGGCACCGACACCGGCTCCGCGCGCTTCCTCAACGAGTGCGAGCGACCCGACCGCCGTCACTTCACCATCCTCGGCATGTCGTGGGCCGGCTGGGTCTTCGACTTCTACGACCTGATGATGTTCTCCTTCCTCCTGGTCCCGATCAGGAAGACCCTCGGCCTCGACGCCACCTCCCTGTCGCTGCTCCTCGGCGCGTCGCTGGCGGCGACCGCGCTCGGCGGCATCGTCTTCGGCAACCTGGCCGACCGCTACGGCAGGAAGGTGGTCCTGTCGTGGACCATCCTCGTCTACTCCCTGGGCACCTTCCTGTGCGGCTTCGCCCAGGGAGCGCTGTGGCTGCTGGTCTTCCGCATCGTGACCGGGCTCGGGGTCGGCGGCGAGTGGGCGACCGGGCAGACGCTGGTCGGCGAGACCTTCCCGGCCCGGATGCGCGCGCGCTTCGCCGCCGTGATGCAGACCGGCGCGCCGGTCGGGGTCGCCCTGGCGGCGGTGGTGGGCGGCTTCGTCGAGCCCGCCCTGGCCGCGCGCTTCGGCGAGGAGTGGGGCTGGCGGGGGTGCTTCTTCCTGTCGCTACTTCCCGCCCTGCTGGTGCTGGTGATCCGCCGGCAAATGCCGGAGTCCGACGTGTGGCAGGAGCGGCGGCAGCGGCAGGACTCACCCGAGAAGGGGCACATCAGGGAGCTGCTGGTCGTCCCGAGCCTCCGCCGGGTGTTCCTGCTCGGCCTGGTGCTCGCGGTGACCGACATGTCGGCCTACTGGTTCACCTACACCTGGCTGCCCAAGTACCTCTATGACCAGCTCGGCTCGTCAATGCCGCGCTCTGGCCTGTGGATGCTCGTCACCCAGGCCGGCGGCCTGCTCGGCTACCTGTCGTTCGGCGTCGTCGCGGACTGGCGGGGGCGGCGGGTCGCCTACACCGCCTTCTCCGTGGTGTGGGCGGTCGGGCTGCTCGCCATCACCTGGTTCTGGGGCAGCATCGCGGTGTGGCCGGCCCTGACCCTGGTCTTCATGTTCATGGTCGGGTTCGGCACCGGCAACTTCTCGGGCTACGGCCCGATCTTCTCCGAGATCTTCCCCACCAAGGTCCGCAACACCGCCATGGGCACCGCGTTCAACCTGGCGCGCGGCGTGCAGTTCTTCACGCCGCTCATCATCACCCAGGTCGCGGGCCGGTACGGGCTGGGCGGCGGGATCTCGCTGGCCGCGTTCTTCGCCCTGTTCACCGGCGCCTGGGTGTGGCTGCTCCCCGAGACCAAGGGCACCAAGATCATCGCGGAACCGTGA